The proteins below come from a single Pseudomonas sp. MYb118 genomic window:
- a CDS encoding retron St85 family effector protein, which translates to MHKAECHLAESITLAEDFKDWIHDSVYKDLLAFESDIAHISSLIVIILESPGALAELGLFVKNKALKNKILVFVRQDHYEESSFIRLGPLRYLQSVKESSVCSYPWDNDDLVGSLSTSLEEMREDILGAISNRDGSEAFNIKNEGHIAFVIYEVVKVFRALKLMEIETYLQAIDINLSRDKIKRLLFLLGKFNLIDSSKRGHVEYYYITLDVVMVEFAGKFEPTKVKLAAQQYYATNDGETKRMHVIQSAYAKSVPEPVVLPAGVD; encoded by the coding sequence CTGCATAAAGCCGAATGTCATCTGGCTGAGAGCATCACTCTTGCTGAAGACTTTAAAGACTGGATTCATGATTCTGTTTATAAAGATCTCTTGGCTTTTGAGAGTGACATTGCGCACATATCATCCCTGATAGTTATAATTCTCGAGAGTCCAGGCGCGCTAGCTGAGCTTGGTCTGTTCGTAAAAAATAAAGCACTAAAAAATAAAATACTGGTTTTTGTAAGACAAGATCATTATGAAGAAAGCTCGTTCATAAGGCTCGGACCGTTAAGATATCTACAAAGCGTAAAGGAAAGTAGCGTTTGCTCATACCCATGGGATAACGATGATCTTGTGGGAAGCCTTTCCACGTCACTAGAAGAAATGAGGGAGGATATTTTAGGCGCGATATCTAACCGAGATGGCTCAGAGGCATTCAATATTAAGAATGAAGGACATATCGCCTTTGTAATCTATGAAGTAGTAAAAGTTTTCAGGGCTTTAAAGCTAATGGAAATCGAAACCTATCTTCAGGCCATTGATATCAATCTTTCAAGAGACAAGATCAAAAGACTTCTTTTTCTTCTTGGAAAGTTTAATCTGATTGACAGCTCAAAGCGAGGGCATGTCGAGTACTATTACATTACTCTCGATGTAGTCATGGTGGAGTTTGCGGGTAAATTTGAACCGACCAAAGTAAAGCTTGCAGCTCAGCAGTATTATGCAACTAATGATGGCGAGACAAAAAGAATGCATGTTATTCAGTCAGCCTACGCTAAATCCGTTCCCGAGCCAGTAGTCTTACCAGCAGGGGTGGACTGA
- a CDS encoding nucleoid-associated protein, whose amino-acid sequence MDDRVSTSPQTLPEAEAPKPEVKSLVVLNACAAKFFKKTLGGLTFYDSNKGSNWDLKSPVCVDFVNFIGKKFSKSGRIYGYVDPGMLSAAANFSKYSSDLKFEAFVNGVMSQLCDEANDPARRSLSEGYVVFSHYQDHRQVDHLLIVMLGKKAGYDFDNDSNLNPKGTESLNLQDFRQAACMDLTEFRKGFPQNTGDSYLYFIKGNSKSEFFTAALGCSDSIPGKVCVDNLKNALGAYFQEDASSLTPTERRTIHKRVIEYIENKAGERIHLSEIQHVINKCLKENSSHHGGLIKFISENSERFKVSEEFQPSSVAAKSIAYVDLKLPSGEFAGRFKLDAVAVGKSDADLSVDKDFVYLKVKLPIEVSNQLRSINADNPSLDSKDV is encoded by the coding sequence ATGGATGATCGCGTTTCAACTTCACCTCAAACGCTCCCTGAAGCAGAGGCCCCGAAACCTGAGGTGAAATCGCTTGTTGTGCTGAACGCATGTGCCGCAAAATTTTTCAAGAAAACGCTTGGCGGCCTGACGTTCTACGATAGCAACAAGGGAAGCAACTGGGACCTGAAATCCCCAGTATGCGTTGATTTCGTCAATTTTATCGGTAAAAAGTTTTCTAAGAGCGGGAGGATCTACGGATACGTGGACCCGGGTATGCTCTCAGCTGCTGCTAACTTTTCAAAATATTCCAGCGATCTGAAATTCGAAGCTTTCGTTAATGGTGTCATGAGTCAACTGTGCGATGAGGCAAACGACCCGGCTCGTCGCTCGCTAAGTGAAGGCTATGTAGTATTTTCACATTACCAAGACCACCGACAAGTGGACCACCTATTAATTGTAATGCTGGGTAAAAAAGCTGGCTATGACTTTGACAATGACAGCAATCTAAATCCGAAGGGCACAGAAAGCCTGAACCTTCAGGACTTCCGCCAAGCTGCGTGCATGGATTTGACAGAATTCAGAAAAGGCTTCCCGCAGAATACGGGTGATTCCTACCTTTACTTTATCAAAGGGAATTCAAAGAGCGAGTTCTTCACCGCTGCTTTGGGCTGCTCAGACTCCATTCCCGGAAAGGTGTGTGTCGACAATTTAAAAAACGCGCTAGGTGCGTATTTCCAAGAAGATGCAAGTTCCCTGACACCAACAGAACGACGCACAATCCATAAGCGCGTCATTGAATACATTGAAAATAAAGCAGGCGAACGCATACACCTGTCAGAAATTCAGCACGTCATCAACAAATGCCTTAAAGAAAACTCGTCTCACCACGGCGGCCTCATCAAATTCATCTCAGAAAACTCTGAACGCTTCAAAGTTAGCGAAGAATTCCAGCCCTCCAGTGTCGCCGCTAAGAGCATAGCTTATGTTGATCTCAAGCTTCCATCAGGGGAATTTGCGGGCCGATTCAAGCTGGATGCCGTAGCCGTCGGCAAAAGTGATGCAGACCTAAGCGTCGACAAGGATTTCGTATATCTGAAGGTCAAGCTCCCAATTGAGGTATCAAACCAGCTGAGAAGCATTAACGCTGACAATCCGTCTTTGGACTCCAAAGATGTTTGA
- a CDS encoding LysR family transcriptional regulator, with protein sequence MNHPPSFDGLPEFLAVANRLSVSKAALDLGKTAGSVSQALQRLEQRLGIALFHRTTRRMSLTEAGHALLEKIAPAATAIATGLEDAAQSAQAPSGTLRLIVERLALPHVIEPVLPAFRKAWPNLKVEITVSNRHEHFVSEGYDAGILIGSYIAQDMIAVRLCKPYQWAVFGSPAYFKAHGKPQTTLDLIQHECIRFRRPEKGDVYRWEFLENGSTVRIDPAGAITVNDGELMRSLAVKGVGLIYSSTFHTSRELAAGTLEAALLDCSPSSDGLFLYFSKAARNQPKLRAFIEMCNSVLRF encoded by the coding sequence ATGAACCACCCTCCAAGTTTCGATGGACTGCCCGAGTTCCTGGCCGTTGCCAATCGCTTGAGCGTCAGTAAAGCCGCCCTCGACCTGGGCAAGACCGCGGGCTCGGTCAGCCAGGCCCTGCAACGGCTGGAACAACGCCTGGGCATCGCACTGTTCCATCGCACCACGCGCAGAATGTCCCTGACCGAAGCCGGCCATGCCCTGCTGGAAAAGATTGCACCCGCCGCGACAGCCATCGCCACCGGCCTCGAAGACGCCGCCCAATCCGCCCAAGCCCCCTCCGGCACCCTGCGCCTGATCGTCGAACGCCTGGCGCTGCCGCACGTCATCGAACCGGTGTTGCCCGCCTTCCGAAAGGCCTGGCCGAACCTGAAAGTTGAAATCACCGTCAGCAACCGCCACGAACACTTCGTCTCCGAAGGCTATGACGCGGGCATCTTGATCGGCTCCTACATCGCCCAGGACATGATCGCCGTGCGACTGTGCAAACCCTACCAATGGGCGGTTTTCGGCTCACCGGCGTACTTCAAGGCACACGGCAAACCGCAGACGACCCTGGACCTGATACAGCACGAATGCATTCGCTTTCGCCGGCCTGAAAAAGGCGATGTTTATCGTTGGGAGTTCCTGGAGAACGGCTCGACCGTGCGGATAGATCCGGCGGGGGCTATTACGGTCAATGACGGTGAGCTGATGCGTAGCCTTGCGGTGAAGGGTGTGGGGCTTATCTACTCGTCGACTTTTCACACCTCGCGCGAGTTGGCGGCGGGTACGCTGGAGGCTGCGTTGCTTGACTGTTCGCCTAGTAGTGATGGGTTGTTTTTGTATTTTTCGAAAGCGGCGAGGAATCAGCCTAAGCTGCGGGCGTTTATTGAGATGTGTAATAGTGTGCTGAGGTTTTGA
- a CDS encoding type 1 glutamine amidotransferase domain-containing protein, whose translation MSFTQQIVGVCAALFACVAGPSTAFAEQSLKSAKVLIVVSSLDKKTEKLVGGFWFPELTHPVEVFDEAGVDFDLASPKGGLAPFDGFDLKDEASRKFWTNPQHRNKLGSTLKLADVDPSRYGAVLLVGGHGPMWDFVNNPELSGIVRRIYENDGVVSAVCHGPAGLLDVKLGNGRQLIEGRRLTGFTAEEEIARQYDRIVPFELEGALKNAGATFEEAPVFESRVVVDGRLITGQNPASATALGEAVVKALRATVE comes from the coding sequence ATGTCTTTTACCCAACAAATCGTCGGTGTTTGCGCTGCGCTCTTCGCATGCGTGGCGGGGCCTTCGACGGCGTTCGCTGAGCAGAGTCTGAAAAGCGCGAAGGTCCTTATCGTTGTCTCGAGCCTGGACAAGAAAACCGAGAAGCTGGTCGGGGGATTCTGGTTTCCCGAACTCACTCACCCGGTCGAAGTGTTCGACGAGGCCGGTGTCGATTTTGATCTGGCCAGCCCCAAAGGCGGCTTGGCACCTTTCGACGGTTTCGACCTGAAAGATGAAGCCAGCCGGAAGTTCTGGACCAACCCGCAGCACCGGAACAAGTTGGGGAGCACCCTCAAGCTCGCCGACGTCGACCCGTCCCGCTACGGCGCGGTGTTGCTGGTGGGCGGTCATGGTCCCATGTGGGACTTCGTCAACAACCCTGAACTGAGCGGTATCGTGCGCCGCATCTATGAGAACGATGGCGTCGTCAGCGCGGTTTGCCACGGCCCGGCCGGGTTGCTCGATGTCAAACTCGGCAACGGTCGCCAGCTGATCGAGGGGCGCCGCCTCACGGGCTTCACGGCTGAGGAGGAAATCGCCCGTCAGTACGACAGGATCGTGCCTTTCGAGCTTGAAGGTGCGCTGAAAAACGCTGGCGCGACGTTTGAAGAAGCTCCGGTTTTCGAGAGCCGGGTGGTGGTCGATGGGCGACTGATCACCGGCCAGAACCCGGCGTCGGCAACCGCGCTGGGCGAGGCGGTGGTCAAGGCGCTGCGAGCCACAGTCGAATGA
- a CDS encoding molybdate ABC transporter substrate-binding protein, whose translation MKRLLAAVAVGSFAILGVAGSSRAAELHVLASTALKPLLEKVAPGFEAVSGERLVFSWGASYGNAPDALPVRLRNGERADLVVMIREALDAQVEQGHVRPETLRDLATSKLGLAVQGGAAKPDIATTEGLRRTLLAAKSVAISSGVSGVYAANSLFPALGIAEPLREKTVLIEAPALVGQALRNGQAQVGLQQMSELLAVPGIEIVGPLPDEVQRVNVIAAAVATHAQRGEGAEALIRLLQSPQTAQGLAAFGFSPMGASVVSDRAPSTF comes from the coding sequence GTGAAGCGTCTGCTGGCGGCCGTGGCGGTGGGCTCCTTCGCCATACTTGGCGTGGCAGGCAGTTCCCGTGCCGCAGAGTTGCACGTGTTGGCCTCGACGGCGCTCAAGCCGCTATTGGAAAAGGTGGCGCCCGGGTTTGAAGCGGTGAGCGGCGAGCGGTTGGTGTTTTCCTGGGGCGCCTCTTACGGCAATGCGCCGGATGCGCTGCCTGTGCGCCTCAGGAACGGCGAGAGGGCGGATCTTGTCGTGATGATCCGCGAGGCTCTGGATGCGCAGGTCGAGCAGGGTCACGTACGACCCGAGACCCTTCGAGACCTGGCGACGTCGAAGCTGGGGCTGGCGGTGCAGGGCGGTGCTGCCAAACCGGATATCGCTACGACCGAAGGCCTGCGGCGTACGTTGCTGGCGGCAAAGTCCGTGGCGATTTCCAGCGGGGTCAGTGGGGTTTATGCGGCCAACTCGCTATTTCCGGCACTGGGCATCGCTGAGCCATTGCGCGAGAAGACGGTGCTGATCGAGGCGCCGGCACTGGTTGGCCAGGCATTGCGTAACGGTCAGGCGCAGGTTGGTTTGCAGCAGATGAGCGAGTTGTTGGCGGTCCCTGGCATCGAGATCGTCGGGCCACTGCCGGATGAGGTGCAGCGGGTGAATGTCATCGCTGCGGCCGTGGCCACTCATGCTCAGCGAGGCGAGGGCGCTGAGGCTTTGATTCGGTTGCTGCAAAGTCCGCAAACCGCGCAGGGGTTGGCGGCGTTCGGGTTCAGTCCGATGGGGGCGTCGGTGGTATCGGATAGAGCACCGTCGACGTTTTAG
- a CDS encoding alpha/beta fold hydrolase: protein MAVDHQVLAVNGINLSIYSAGPADGRPLWLLHGFPECWYSWRHQIEPLARHGYRVLVPEMRGYGQSSAPSEPEAYDLITLCGDIQAAMDALGHTEAGVISHDWGAGLAWYLTLLEPQRVKALVTMSVPFGGRPKRPAIDIMREANADRFNYIVYFQDVGVAEAELDADITRSLQLLLGGTGEMFLQDKPADARLFDGMPEPQGLPSWCTEKEFSVYRRTLSRGFRGPLNWYRNFGRTWQRTEALAGQSIVPPTLFLLGDNDLVGKLESHTIKRMNQVVPRLEHHVLENCGHWIQNERPNEVNALLDDFLGRHYKA from the coding sequence ATGGCTGTCGACCACCAAGTGCTTGCTGTTAACGGCATTAACCTCAGCATTTACAGCGCTGGCCCTGCTGACGGCCGACCGCTCTGGCTGCTGCATGGCTTTCCCGAGTGCTGGTATTCATGGCGGCACCAGATCGAGCCGTTGGCTCGTCATGGTTATCGTGTGCTTGTGCCTGAAATGCGTGGCTACGGCCAGAGCAGTGCCCCAAGCGAACCTGAAGCCTATGACCTGATTACCTTGTGCGGTGACATCCAGGCGGCAATGGACGCCCTCGGTCACACCGAGGCAGGTGTGATCAGTCACGACTGGGGGGCGGGACTGGCTTGGTACCTGACGTTACTGGAGCCGCAACGGGTCAAGGCGCTCGTCACCATGTCGGTCCCTTTCGGAGGGCGCCCTAAACGACCTGCCATCGACATCATGCGTGAAGCCAATGCAGACCGCTTCAACTACATCGTCTATTTCCAGGACGTGGGCGTTGCAGAAGCGGAGTTGGACGCAGACATTACCCGCAGTCTTCAGCTACTGCTCGGCGGTACGGGAGAGATGTTCCTGCAAGACAAGCCGGCCGATGCTCGCCTTTTCGATGGAATGCCAGAGCCGCAGGGCCTTCCCTCCTGGTGCACGGAGAAGGAGTTCAGTGTCTACCGGCGCACCCTGTCCCGAGGTTTTCGTGGCCCGTTGAACTGGTACAGGAACTTCGGTCGCACCTGGCAGCGCACAGAAGCGCTGGCTGGCCAGTCCATCGTCCCGCCGACACTTTTCCTGCTTGGCGATAACGATCTGGTCGGCAAGCTGGAAAGCCATACGATCAAGCGAATGAACCAGGTGGTTCCGCGATTGGAACATCATGTGCTGGAGAACTGCGGTCACTGGATTCAAAACGAGCGACCAAACGAAGTGAACGCACTGCTTGATGACTTTCTCGGTCGCCACTACAAGGCATGA
- a CDS encoding thioesterase family protein, whose translation MNTPPTTTKPHELAVVKDQWIDLYGHMNMAYYVQLLDELGHRILDRFGLGEGYTREHNCGLFTVEANVKYIKEVRAGDPLRVELTPVSFDDKRLVTRVDLYHDELNYLSASMVQTALHVDLGTRRVRPFSEVALGRLRGLKEEFAVNGW comes from the coding sequence TTGAACACCCCACCGACAACCACCAAACCCCATGAACTGGCCGTCGTCAAAGACCAGTGGATCGACCTCTACGGCCACATGAACATGGCGTACTACGTGCAACTGCTCGACGAACTGGGCCACCGCATCCTCGACCGCTTTGGCCTGGGCGAAGGTTACACACGGGAACACAACTGCGGATTGTTCACCGTGGAAGCCAACGTCAAGTACATCAAGGAAGTCCGCGCCGGCGACCCGTTGCGGGTGGAGCTGACGCCGGTGAGTTTCGACGACAAGCGCCTGGTGACCCGGGTGGATCTTTATCATGATGAACTGAATTACTTGAGCGCGAGCATGGTGCAGACGGCGCTGCATGTGGATCTTGGGACGCGCAGGGTGAGGCCGTTTTCGGAGGTTGCGTTGGGGAGGTTGAGGGGGTTGAAGGAGGAATTTGCAGTGAATGGGTGGTGA
- a CDS encoding LysR substrate-binding domain-containing protein, with amino-acid sequence MNRRLPPLLAVRAFEGFSRWGSVRQCAEELAVSHTVISRHIQNLESAVGTKLVRKSGRGLEMTREGQRYAAQLRRALDIIADASSDLRQGEDALHVCCMAGLASRRLLGRLGELEEALNGRELTLEPTSTRPDFNRNEADAEIVYLEELNLGDELCAELFARPLIRAVASPAFCNRYPEVLSAEDLIGLPLIHERNTQRWSQWLSIAGVTDLPRLRGPRLWHGHLTLEAACMGQGIALVSELLADEKIAAGELVEVLPMTIRLGGYYFIAPTRKWNDPAIVRLRNWLHSVFPGELEKGDKNAPVERSPSEMAPH; translated from the coding sequence ATGAATCGACGCCTTCCCCCGCTGCTCGCCGTGCGCGCTTTCGAAGGGTTCAGCCGCTGGGGCAGCGTGCGTCAATGTGCCGAGGAACTGGCGGTGTCGCACACGGTGATCTCGCGCCACATCCAGAACCTGGAGAGCGCCGTAGGCACCAAATTGGTGAGGAAATCCGGGCGCGGGCTGGAGATGACGCGCGAAGGCCAGCGCTACGCCGCGCAACTGCGCCGGGCGCTGGACATCATTGCCGACGCCAGCAGTGACCTGCGCCAGGGCGAAGACGCCCTGCACGTCTGCTGCATGGCGGGCCTGGCGTCGCGGCGCCTGCTGGGGCGCCTGGGCGAACTGGAAGAGGCCCTGAACGGCCGCGAACTGACCCTGGAACCCACCAGCACTCGCCCCGACTTCAACCGCAACGAGGCCGATGCCGAGATCGTCTACCTCGAAGAACTCAACCTGGGCGATGAACTGTGCGCCGAACTGTTCGCCCGCCCGCTGATCCGCGCGGTGGCCAGCCCCGCCTTCTGCAATCGCTACCCCGAGGTGCTGTCTGCCGAAGATCTGATCGGCCTGCCGCTGATCCACGAACGCAATACCCAGCGCTGGTCGCAGTGGCTGAGCATCGCCGGTGTCACCGATCTACCCAGGCTGCGCGGCCCGCGCCTGTGGCACGGACACCTGACCCTCGAAGCAGCCTGCATGGGCCAGGGCATCGCCCTGGTCAGCGAGCTGCTGGCCGACGAAAAAATCGCCGCCGGCGAGCTGGTCGAAGTACTGCCGATGACCATCCGCCTGGGCGGCTATTACTTCATCGCCCCCACCCGAAAATGGAACGACCCGGCCATCGTCCGACTGCGCAACTGGCTGCACTCGGTATTCCCCGGCGAATTGGAAAAAGGCGACAAAAACGCACCAGTAGAGCGCTCGCCCAGCGAGATGGCACCGCATTGA
- a CDS encoding acetyl-CoA acetyltransferase: MNISGRAAIVGAYESPRRDAQGVHPFAIQVECIHAALSQAGLTLKDVDGLCVASGDWAEGGGVNSVTEMAEYLGIEPRWFDSTDVGGCSYLVHAAHAATAIAAGLVDVVVISYAASPRWWPLDTPSFDPFVLPAGPGQFELPFAPTLISTYALYAQRHMHLYGTTPEQLAEVAVTFRQHAAGNPDAFLGSKPISVDDVLSSSMIASPLHRLDCCVVTDGGGAIVMTSRERAQDCRQKPVYLAGFGMATQRTQISQMSRELITPAARTGPRAFEMAGLTQADVDVAQLYDAFTITPLLALEDLGFCPRGESGRFVADGHLKIGGSLPCNTDGGGLASNHPGKRGLLALIEGVRQLRNEGPGVQVEGAEVALVHGLGGTFCAAATLILTV; this comes from the coding sequence TTGAATATTTCCGGACGCGCCGCCATCGTCGGCGCCTATGAATCACCGCGAAGAGACGCCCAGGGCGTGCATCCATTCGCCATTCAGGTGGAGTGCATTCATGCCGCGCTGAGCCAGGCCGGTCTGACTTTGAAGGACGTCGACGGCCTGTGCGTCGCATCCGGCGACTGGGCCGAAGGCGGTGGCGTCAACAGCGTGACCGAGATGGCCGAGTACCTGGGCATCGAGCCGCGCTGGTTCGACAGCACCGATGTGGGCGGTTGCTCGTACCTGGTTCACGCCGCTCATGCGGCCACTGCCATCGCCGCCGGGTTGGTGGATGTGGTGGTGATCAGTTACGCCGCGTCGCCGCGTTGGTGGCCGCTGGACACGCCGTCCTTCGACCCCTTCGTGCTGCCCGCCGGGCCCGGACAATTCGAGCTGCCGTTTGCGCCGACGCTGATTTCCACCTACGCCCTGTACGCCCAGCGCCACATGCACCTGTATGGCACAACCCCCGAACAACTGGCCGAGGTGGCCGTGACCTTCCGCCAGCACGCGGCTGGCAACCCGGACGCGTTTCTTGGCAGCAAGCCGATCAGCGTCGATGACGTGCTGAGTTCGTCAATGATCGCCTCGCCCCTGCATCGCCTGGATTGCTGCGTGGTCACCGATGGCGGTGGCGCGATTGTCATGACCAGCCGCGAGCGGGCGCAGGATTGCCGGCAGAAACCGGTGTACCTCGCGGGCTTCGGCATGGCCACCCAGCGTACGCAGATCAGCCAGATGTCCCGTGAATTGATCACGCCGGCGGCGCGCACCGGGCCGCGGGCTTTCGAGATGGCGGGGCTGACGCAGGCGGACGTGGACGTCGCGCAACTCTACGACGCCTTCACTATCACGCCGCTGCTGGCGCTGGAAGACCTGGGCTTTTGCCCGCGGGGCGAGAGCGGTCGTTTTGTCGCCGATGGCCACCTGAAAATCGGCGGGTCGTTGCCGTGCAATACCGATGGCGGCGGGCTGGCGTCGAATCACCCCGGCAAGCGTGGGCTGCTCGCCCTGATCGAGGGGGTGCGCCAGTTGCGCAACGAAGGGCCGGGCGTGCAGGTCGAGGGCGCCGAAGTGGCCCTCGTGCATGGCCTGGGCGGCACGTTCTGCGCCGCCGCCACCCTGATACTGACCGTTTGA
- a CDS encoding Zn-ribbon domain-containing OB-fold protein has protein sequence MATFSSVTRDNLSATWWDANQQQRLLIQRNPVSGAWQWYPRAHCVDDLDVAPEWVQVSGRGTVFSYTVIHRGHTRLDAPYVCAVIELEEGPLMLSQLRDVAVEDISIGMPVMVAFAALDSSTSLPVFQARSHS, from the coding sequence ATGGCCACTTTCAGTTCCGTGACGCGCGACAACCTCTCCGCCACCTGGTGGGACGCCAACCAGCAACAACGCCTGCTGATCCAGCGCAACCCGGTTTCCGGCGCCTGGCAGTGGTACCCCAGGGCCCATTGCGTCGACGACCTCGACGTTGCCCCAGAATGGGTGCAGGTGTCCGGGCGCGGTACGGTGTTCAGCTACACGGTGATTCATCGCGGGCACACGCGCCTGGATGCACCTTACGTCTGCGCCGTGATCGAGCTCGAAGAGGGGCCGCTGATGTTGTCGCAACTGCGCGATGTGGCCGTCGAGGACATTTCGATCGGCATGCCGGTAATGGTTGCGTTCGCCGCCCTGGATTCTTCCACCTCATTGCCTGTGTTCCAGGCTCGGAGCCACTCATGA
- a CDS encoding MaoC family dehydratase has product MSATLYFDDLAADQSITSSRITLTETHIVLFAGLTGDFNPLHMDEQTAQQNLFGRRIAHGMLAHSMSTGLRSSIDDWAILAFMETRRRFAGPVFAGDTLHYVAQVQELRRSQSNPARGIARVSMRLLNQNDELVQEGEDVFAVACRGGQSS; this is encoded by the coding sequence ATGAGTGCAACGCTGTATTTCGACGACCTGGCGGCTGACCAGTCGATCACGTCTTCACGCATTACCCTGACGGAAACCCATATCGTGTTGTTCGCAGGGCTGACCGGGGATTTCAACCCGCTGCACATGGATGAACAGACCGCGCAACAGAACCTGTTCGGGCGGCGCATCGCCCACGGCATGCTGGCGCACTCGATGAGCACCGGCCTGCGTTCGAGCATTGATGACTGGGCGATCCTGGCCTTCATGGAGACCCGCCGCCGTTTCGCGGGGCCGGTGTTCGCCGGCGACACCCTGCATTACGTGGCCCAGGTGCAGGAGCTGCGGCGCAGCCAGTCCAATCCGGCCCGGGGCATTGCCAGGGTGTCGATGCGCCTGCTCAATCAGAACGATGAGCTGGTGCAGGAAGGCGAAGATGTCTTCGCTGTGGCGTGCCGGGGAGGGCAGTCATCATGA
- a CDS encoding SDR family oxidoreductase, whose amino-acid sequence MTGRLQGHVALVTGGAGGIGSAICQRLAEDGAKVVIADLGPGAQTLAQALVAQGHQACAVSLDVSSRASWQAAVAELPQGFEALDIVVNVAGIVRDRSLVKMSDEEWQSVIDVNLKGSWLGCQFGLAAMNGKGWGRIINIASTAIFGTFGQANYSSAKAGVVGLTHTVALEAARHGVLVNAIAPGIVETPILASVPEGIKEKWISRMPLGRPAQPSEIAAVVAFLASNDASYMTGQVLIVDGGATTGDY is encoded by the coding sequence ATGACCGGGCGTTTGCAGGGCCATGTGGCGTTGGTCACGGGCGGTGCCGGTGGCATTGGTTCGGCTATCTGCCAGCGTCTGGCCGAAGACGGCGCAAAAGTGGTGATCGCCGATCTGGGGCCGGGTGCGCAGACCCTGGCCCAAGCCTTGGTTGCGCAGGGGCACCAGGCCTGCGCGGTCAGCCTCGACGTCTCCAGCCGCGCCAGTTGGCAGGCCGCTGTGGCGGAGCTGCCGCAAGGCTTCGAAGCGCTGGACATCGTGGTCAACGTGGCCGGGATCGTTCGCGATCGTTCACTGGTCAAGATGAGTGACGAAGAGTGGCAGTCGGTCATCGATGTCAACCTCAAGGGCTCCTGGCTGGGTTGCCAGTTTGGCCTGGCAGCCATGAACGGGAAGGGCTGGGGGCGAATTATCAATATCGCTTCCACGGCGATTTTCGGTACGTTCGGTCAAGCAAACTATTCGAGTGCCAAGGCCGGGGTGGTGGGCTTGACCCACACCGTGGCGCTCGAGGCGGCGCGTCATGGTGTACTGGTCAACGCCATTGCACCGGGCATTGTTGAAACACCGATTCTGGCCAGCGTGCCGGAGGGGATAAAGGAGAAATGGATTTCCAGAATGCCCTTGGGGCGACCGGCACAACCTTCGGAAATTGCTGCAGTCGTGGCTTTCCTGGCGTCCAACGATGCCAGTTACATGACCGGGCAAGTGCTGATCGTCGATGGCGGGGCGACCACGGGCGACTACTGA